The Arvicola amphibius chromosome 11, mArvAmp1.2, whole genome shotgun sequence genome has a segment encoding these proteins:
- the LOC119826601 gene encoding U1 small nuclear ribonucleoprotein A, whose product MAVPETRPNHTIYINNLNEKIKKDELKKSLYAIFSQFGQILDILVSRSLKMRGQAFVIFKEVSSATNALRSMQGFPFYDKPMRIQYAKTDSDIIAKMKGTFVERDRKREKRKPKSQETPAAKKAVQGGAAAPVVGAVQPVPGMPPMTQAPRIMHHMPGQPPYMPPPGMIPPPGLAPGQIPPGAMPPQQLMPGQMPPAQPLSENPPNHILFLTNLPEETNELMLSMLFNQFPGFKEVRLVPGRHDIAFVEFDNEVQAGAARDALQGFKITQNNAMKISFAKK is encoded by the coding sequence ATGGCAGTTCCTGAGACCCGTCCCAACCACACTATTTATATCAACAATCTCAATGAGAAGATCAAGAAGGATGAGCTCAAGAAGTCCCTGTATGCCATCTTCTCCCAGTTTGGCCAGATCCTGGATATTCTGGTGTCTCGGAGCCTGAAGATGAGGGGCCAGGCCTTTGTCATCTTCAAGGAGGTCAGCAGTGCCACTAATGCCCTGCGTTCCATGCAGGGGTTCCCCTTCTACGACAAGCCCATGCGCATCCAGTATGCTAAGACTGACTCGGACATCATTGCCAAGATGAAGGGCACCTTTGTGGAGAGGGACCGCAAACGAGAAAAGAGGAAGCCCAAAAGTCAGGAGACACCAGCTGCCAAAAAAGCTGTTCAGGGTGGGGCAGCTGCCCCCGTGGTGGGCGCTGTTCAGCCTGTACCGGGTATGCCACCGATGACTCAGGCTCCCCGCATCATGCACCACATGCCAGGTCAGCCTCCTTACATGCCACCACCTGGCATGATCCCGCCACCGGGCCTTGCTCCTGGCCAGATCCCGCCTGGGGCCATGCCCCCGCAGCAGCTCATGCCTGGACAGATGCCGCCTGCCCAGCCTCTCTCCGAGAATCCACCCAATCACATCCTGTTCCTAACCAATCTGCCTGAGGAGACCAACGAGCTCATGCTGTCCATGCTTTTCAACCAGTTCCCTGGTTTCAAGGAGGTGCGTCTGGTCCCCGGGCGGCATGACATTGCCTTTGTGGAGTTTGACAACGAAGTGCAGGCTGGGGCAGCACGAGATGCCCTGCAAGGCTTTAAGATCACGCAGAACAATGCCATGAAGATCTCTTTTGCCAAGAAGTAG